In a genomic window of Amphiprion ocellaris isolate individual 3 ecotype Okinawa chromosome 13, ASM2253959v1, whole genome shotgun sequence:
- the LOC111571060 gene encoding type-2 angiotensin II receptor-like: MAIPSDRSVFNSTFSPFSTIEVSVNTTAYTNASAPNCTDWPPVPMTTVIPSIYSVICVLGILANTLAVCVLAHASASRRTVANTFMLNLCVSDLLFLLSLPLWAVYYSRGYSWPFGRVACKICGTLHNLNLYASIFFITCMSMDRYLAIVHPLHSQSARDPKRARLTCILVWVLACACSAPTLALRDTHYLEGLGVEVCAILYPDDYWYRTLTWMKIVLAFLLPLLVISCCYCAIGRHLLADTGLVRMQKPSHPMPSVKSLESQESHNKADRPPTPCVSPSYSGARPQQGRGLERVLWTVAAVVIAFFLCWFPFHCVTFIDVLKSEGWLDSCWVTWTVNNLTPLTLCLGFTNSAINPVLYCFIGNHFRGRLGGLCKGLSACLKARGEEHSQKRGSFSTRLSSFSRKLSDLKDLAIVEPSGPA, from the coding sequence ATGGCGATCCCAAGTGACCGCTCCGTTTTCAACTCCACCTTCTCCCCTTTTTCAACGATAGAGGTTTCTGTAAACACCACGGCCTATACGAACGCCTCTGCTCCCAACTGCACAGACTGGCCTCCTGTACCTATGACCACAGTGATCCCCTCCATCTACAGCGTTATCTGTGTGCTGGGAATCCTAGCCAATACcttggcagtgtgtgtgttggcccATGCCAGTGCCTCAAGGAGAACTGTTGCTAACACCTTCATGCTGAACCTGTGTGTGTCCGACCTGTTGTTCCTGCTGTCTCTGCCGCTGTGGGCCGTCTACTACTCCCGGGGCTACAGCTGGCCCTTTGGCCGGGTGGCGTGCAAAATCTGCGGAACTCTCCATAACCTGAACCTCTACGCCTCCATCTTCTTCATCACATGTATGAGCATGGACCGCTACCTGGCCATCGTGCATCCGCTCCACTCCCAAAGTGCACGAGACCCCAAACGTGCCCGGCTCACGTGCATCCTTGTGTGGGTTCTGGCATGTGCCTGCTCAGCCCCCACCTTGGCTTTGAGGGACACTCACTACTTGGAGGGTCTTGGTGTGGAGGTCTGCGCCATTTTATACCCCGATGACTACTGGTATAGGACGCTGACCTGGATGAAGATTGTTCTGGCGTTCCTGCTGCCGCTGCTTGTCATCTCTTGTTGCTACTGTGCTATTGGTAGACATTTGTTAGCTGACACAGGGTTGGTAAGAATGCAGAAACCATCCCACCCCATGCCCTCTGTTAAATCACTGGAGTCCCAGGAGAGTCACAATAAAGCAGACAGACCCCCGACCCCCTGTGTGAGTCCCAGCTACAGCGGGGCCAGACCCCAGCAGGGGAGGGGGCTGGAGAGGGTGCTGTGGACAGTAGCCGCAGTGGTCATTGCATTCTTCCTCTGCTGGTTCCCCTTTCACTGTGTGACCTTTATAGACGTGCTGAAGAGCGAGGGCTGGCTGGATAGCTGCTGGGTAACCTGGACCGTCAACAACCTCACGCCTCTCACCCTCTGCTTGGGCTTCACCAATTCGGCCATCAACCCCGTGCTCTACTGCTTCATCGGGAATCATTTCCGGGGCCGACTCGGGGGCCTCTGTAAGGGCTTGAGTGCTTGTTTGAAGGCCCGTGGGGAGGAACACAGCCAGAAGAGAGGCTCCTTCAGCACCAGGCTGAGCTCCTTCTCTCGGAAACTCAGTGACCTCAAAGACCTGGCGATTGTGGAGCCCTCTGGTCCCGCTTAG